One window of Aricia agestis chromosome 20, ilAriAges1.1, whole genome shotgun sequence genomic DNA carries:
- the LOC121736954 gene encoding allergen Tha p 1-like has product MKTIVFLACTLAVGVAAPADTYNPEFEKFNVKEIIENDRLLKNYGNCFGNKGPCTPEGTDIKKLIPDALKTNCAKCSPKQRQLIREVIHAFQRKQPALWESISNEHDPKGEYRESFKKFIEATD; this is encoded by the exons ATGAAGACCATCGTATTCCTGGCCTGCACCCTGGCGGTGGGCGTCGCGGCGCCCGCAGACACATACAACCCAGAGTTCGAGAAGTTCAACGTAAAAGAGATTATAGAGAACGACCGACTGCTGAAGAATTACGGCAACTGCTTCGGCAATAAGGGACCTTGCACACCCGAGGGAACTGATATTAAGA aactAATCCCCGATGCGCTCAAGACGAACTGCGCCAAGTGCTCGCCGAAACAGCGCCAGCTCATCCGCGAAGTGATCCACGCGTTCCAACGCAAGCAGCCAGCTCTCTGGGAGAGTATCTCCAACGAGCACGACCCGAAAGGAGAGTACAGGGAGAGTTTCAAGAAGTTCATCGAAGCGACTGACTAA
- the LOC121736952 gene encoding allergen Tha p 1-like → MKFIIVLATVLAAAVAIPADTYNPKYDNFNAVELSENTRLLKSYGKCFLGEGPCTAEGADFKKIIPEALKTKCGKCTPKQKELVRIVIQAFQTKLPDVWKQLMEREDPKGEYTQSFNDFLSGKV, encoded by the exons ATGAAATTCATCATAGTTCTAGCGACAGTTTTGGCGGCGGCGGTCGCCATTCCCGCTGACACGTACAACCCCAAGTACGACAATTTCAACGCAGTCGAACTATCCGAGAATACTCGCCTGTTGAAATCCTACGGCAAATGCTTCCTCGGCGAAGGCCCGTGTACCGCTGAAGGAGCTGACTTCAAAA aaATAATACCCGAGGCGCTCAAAACGAAGTGCGGGAAATGCACGCCTAAGCAGAAGGAACTGGTACGCATAGTCATCCAGGCGTTCCAGACCAAGCTGCCAGACGTCTGGAAGCAGCTCATGGAGAGGGAGGACCCCAAGGGGGAGTACACCCAGTCCTTCAACGACTTCCTCAGCGGCAAAGTATAA